The genomic segment agaaaaatggcatcaaatgttagccaagcggtcgacatttgtagcagtttcgAAAGTAGCCCTTAGATCGTGTACtcaaaaatacatcggaaaataaaaaaaaaacaagaaaaaggtaaaactagaggtagaaaaaacattgttttggatgacgagacaagtaGTGTTATTCGGCAAAAAATTcaatcattttattttcggagtaaaaTTCCAACATTGAAAAagttctcaagagctcgaaaatgatcacttcttacccaagatatctcgtagagtattCATCTActaaaagtatgctattagaaagaaacaaagaaattattgtgcggagaagaaaatatttaaaagaaatacgcaaaattcgaaGCATtggacgcaaaatatattatttggatgaaacctggattaacgaaggtcatacagtcggaagagtttggcaagatttaaatgttaAAAGTAAACGATAAGCATTTATAAAAGGCTGgtttacaggattaaaagctccatagGAAAAGGACGACGTTTAATCATTACCCTTATAGGCAGTGATACAGgattccttgatgatggtttgcttcaatttgaatCAAGAGAAACAGGATATTATGataaagaaatgacttccgaaatATTTgggcgctggtttaagagaatcttaacaaaattagaacctggtcagttcacgtcaatagacgttttagcgtaacttctgCGACAGCTGGGTAGCATCAATAAGCTGtctgcaaatttatttgtttttttttatagctttttgattgtaacattctgtatttttaggggaatgtagggaataagccataaaatatttattcgtacgtttaatttactgacgttttgatctctatataaagagaccaatttcaaatatacaaatgatagatatatttattttgctaCAGCTTTTTGCATGTTGCATTCtatatttttagggagaatgttggaaataagccacaatatatctatttatatgTTTCGattcgatctctattccagagaccgtttttaaaatgaaaaaaataattttattatttaaaatttaaaattaaaacttatttaaaataagtttattttaaaataaacaaataaaataaaaatattatcatttatatctttgaaaacggtctttcgatatagagatcgaaacgtcagtaaaaacctgtaaataaataattgtggCCTATTtagaacaaataatatttaaaaaatataatacaattaactaaaataaaagtgagtgtacgccactgaaTTTTCATGAGTCTTTTCCCACTTCTCCGCAttcaaacgatgaaatcactcttccaaatagtggaattatagtataatgattgtaaagtcatataaagatgtcaaacaatgtcaaatgcataggtttaggtgttaaaaaatacatttagtaactacaataaaattacaataaaaaacacattaaattttaatgtgtttttactgtaattttattgtagttactaaatgtattttttaacgcctaaacctatgcatttgacattgtttgacatctttatatgactttacaataattagaactgaagaagtgcagaaatactgcacgaaacgttttcAATAATTAACAATAAATACACTTTTATatgttgttgttttttattttgataaaataaactaCTGTAATAATTAAAGACAGCCTGAGCAACAAGCAGGTATATAAAAGtcaataatagtattttaaagtATAAGTGGATATTGGGGTCTTTAAAACACGCGCAATTTTTCACACGACGGCTCAGCCGGACTGCTCGAAATAGAGCAAGTTTTTGAAAGACCAGTTATCCACGAATAATTAACGCTATTTTTTATATTGGTACACTTTCAAATCatgtattattattacaaaaaattgaaataaaagctaataatgtaaaatggttgaCTTTGTAATAATCATTATTATACGTAGTTAtggaaatgagaaaaacaaaaattaacttgcAATCTGTGGTATAAGATTAATTGTTATTACTggttgtatattgcttaaaaatgaGTTCTAATATTGATTACTTAAATAGTAAGGCGGAATCGCGGTTAATACCGCAAAAATCGGaagacatttataaaaaataatacggTAAGTACGGGAGTGCCATTAGTCAAACCACATTGGCTTCCGAGAATGTCGGTAGTATTACTTTGAACAGCATTTCATATCAgttcaatatttaaaactgttgatgttgccatggtaactttaaaacaagcgcgtttttgaaagttgaatttaAACACGCTGGGACGtactttaaataagcaaaatggggtaccaataaaaaaatactatattattaataattaccaGTAGAAAAGAAAATCTATGGTTCTTAAAGTGTTCAAGATTGGTTTCATTACCCTacagatataaatatatatgtatactcTGATAATTAATGTCACATCATTAAAACAATTCTTGCATTTTTTTTATTCAGTAATAGACTATTTTATGTACAGTGATGGTTGCATATATCGTTATGAAATACGTTTCGATTGTTTTTCTTGTAGATTAGGTTAAAGCGGTTCTCACATACATATTCGGTTAATTTTGCGCAATGGAATAACTGGAAAATTGTTACGAATATGTTAATGAACTAATTTTGTAATTAGCATTAAGTATTTCTAAATTAAGCTAACAGATAAAGCATCTTTGTTGTTAAGTGAATTATATCAAGAACAGCGtggatattttgtattttatttgctGGCTGAAATTACACAACTGCAAAAAGATTCGTTTAAAAATGAAACATATAGGAGTTATTGTTCAAAGCTTATATAGTACAAACATTTAGATTTTTAAAAAGCCGCCTACTAAAACACAAGAAGTTTGGAATTTAAAAAACGGATCATAAATACCCAACTTCcatttaattttgtttgaaactcTTTGTTTAATTTCGTTTTGTAAAAATCCAAATAAGTTTTATATTAAGAAAGTTATTTTGCTGCTAATGTGTgcctaaaattattaaataaaagacTGCTGCAGATAGAATgagatatttaataaatatatttacaaagtaGGAAAAATGCAAGgctacaaaatataaataatgtttttttttctaatttaggatgaatttataaaaaataaaaattggaattTTTAAGAAGCGTGTAAGTCTATATACGTTTTATGAAAACCGGACAAAAAAAGCTGTTAAAACAACTCAAAATAGATCACgaaaggtaataaaatataatttacagaATGCATTTCAATACAATTAAAGTACCTacaagtaaaattaaaataaactacctaattttactatttttaatatctaattttataaataaacaaattgaaCGTAAGGTCTTCAAGATGCAATTAACAAATAAGGAACTAAGCAAGCAACTGAATGCAAACAACCTAAACCCGACAGGAATACAATGGAAAGCTTTAGGAATGTCGTGATCTAAGAATCGTATATGATGATAATGAGCTTACAACTTGCAAAATATTTGTTATACTGGCCTTCTACTCGTAGCTGatctattattttaaataaaatgttcagAATTCTTTTTATAAACACATATAGATTTACCAGCTCCTTTCAGTCAAAAAAATTGaatctaattatttttatttaaaaaaatataccttttCTCCCTCTGCTTACTTCCCTTTTCAGTAGATTCCTCCTCTCCTAATATCTCCACGTTCCTAACAGGCGTTCTCTTCACTGGCATTGATTTGGTTACTTCTATATCCTCTTCATCTAATGGAAGAGCTGGATTGATGGCTAGCTGAAGCATCCTCAACAATAGCATCTCTCTAACATCGGAAGGAAGATACTCCTCGTTGTTTTGTTGAGCTGAATCTGCTGGAAGCAACCTTGCTACTCGTCTATTAGGTCTATACGATACAGAATCATATTCTTCGTATATATTGGGCCTTTGTTGTTGAGTTAGAGGTACTAGTTGTTGCTGATCTACGTCTACATAATTGGGTCCCTGTTCGGTGTTCTGGGACACGTATTGTACAGGTCTTGGTTGTCTTTGGACGAAATAAGGAGGAGGTTGCTGGTAAAATTGCCTATATCTCTGCATTTCTGGCTGTATTAACATCTCTGGTGGTTGTCTGGTTAAAGCACTTATCTTTTCTAACCTACTCTGCCTTAAAATTAGTTGCTGTAATAATCTTTGGAAATCTTTGGTGCTAACAGGTGGGTGAATTTTATCGATATCATTGTCTGCTTCGATGTACCTAGCAACTGGAGTTGCGGGTACTGGAACAGGATAAGGTGTTGGTACATGACGTGGTAACTCTCTGATATAACCATTCTCATCTACTTGTACGGGCATTGGTCGTAACGGATAAGGCGGTAATCGCCTCACTACAGCTTGTTGTTGCTCCACTTCTACCGCAGGTCTTCGACTAGCTTGTACGTAATATTGTCTAGGATCTTCATTGGCTTGTCTTACTTGTTCTAAAGGTATAACTCTTCCTTGAAGCTGACTAAGAGGAACTAATATAGCGTTTCTTTGGTTTGGGTGTCTTATAGCTACTAGAGGCTCTTGTACCTCAGGTCTGCTGGCCGGTATTTGAACCACTGGCGTTGGATCTGGTTGCTCGGTTGTTGTTTCTTGTGATGGGTAGCTTGGTGAACTATTCTCAATATCCTGAAGGctgttttttaaatagttaagAGGAAAAGGAGTTGTTGATCTCGGGACTGGAGTAGTAGGCATCGAAGAAAATAATACAGGTCTTAGAGAGTGCTGAGATCTTGCTGTAGTTGTAAACAATGGTCTTGGGGTTCCAGTAGTCATTGAGCCGCTGTAAACATCTACAGCATCTGCTCCCATGGACTGTTGAAGGGTAAAAATATGTTCGCGGACATCATAGTTGGAATCTAGCCGTTGGGGTAGTTCTCTTCTAAGAATATTGCCTCTTACTTCTGGCTCTTCTTCTTCTGTAACAGGTTTTTCGTCTGGAGAGCTAAACCCTTTGAAGGTTGTTGACGACTGTGTGGATCCGATTGTTACAACTTCTGGTCTGGATATTTGTCCAGATGTTGGTGATGGTTTTCCTTGCAAAAGTACTTTAGGAGCAGCAGATGTGTACGTAACGTATCTTGATAATGGTGGAACATTAGAAACATTAACTACGCTTTTATAGTTGGGTTTTGACGTAGTTGAGCTAACAGTGTTTAGTATTCTTTTAGATGCAGTAACACTGGTAGTAGTTGGTGTTGATTGAGTTGATGTAAATATAAATGTAGCTGGAGATTGTTTCTTGCTCGGAATTTTTTGTACGACAGACGGTGGTGCTTCTTCCGGCGGTTTACTCAGTATCTCCGTTGAGTTAGTAGTACTGTAAGACACTCTTTTAATCTGGCCATCTTGATCTACAAAACCGTAAGTGCCTTTGATGTGACCAAGGACGTCACGACTTTCTATTTTAAATGAGCCATCATCAGCTTCATATCCTATCGTATAGGAGCCATCTTCATTTATCTTCTTGATTCTTTTGATTATTTCTAGCTTCTTTGTTTCTTCTGcacttaattcttctttttctttgtctGTCTTTGGTTCGGGTTCTGCTAGGCACAGCCACAAGGTATCACTTATGAGTATTGAAAGTAGGAGTAGTTTTATCTGCAACAAAAAAATAAAGGTATTTATATTGTAGACAATGGtaaggaaaatataaaaatactgaATTGATGATGAGGATCGTACTACTTCTGTTTGTAAGATACTCGTGTAGGTGATAATTATTGTGAACTCATTAAGAAatatagttttttctttatttttaatataatgttaaattaGTCTTGGAAAATAATTTATTCCAGAATAGACACCGCGTTTTATTAAtatatgttaataatttaaatccataaaacAGCAAGATCTGGTTAGAAGCACTTAATTAAAGTACTTATAACTTATTACATAGCCACAGAAATttgtaatattataataattgggTTTATGCTTTAGTTCTATAtcttctggtaattctctatCATATTTGGTAGAACGATTATGTATCTAGGAATACACTATAGCGATAAAAAAGTTGCTTGGTCTTGCCATCAACATAAGGAGTAGATATATAATTTTTTACCAAGCAAAAGTTAAGAGCACCCAACATGTTAAGAAGTCTTTATTCTAGCGAAGAGTTTTTTAAAAGCCTTAATAAATGGAgatagaagaagaatatcatataGTGAGGTTAGCTTAAGAGTAGGAAATAAAAACCACAGAGAACCTATAGTAATATACAAGACATTTGTCAAGGGAATTAATACTGGTATAATTCAATAGAAACTTATGGACATAATAGCACACAGGCAGTGTGAGTACCTAGCAATGGTTAGAATAGACGATAGAGATCGAAGGcttgtacaaaatatttattgtaaaataaaaggTCTATGTTCTGGCAGATGACAACGGTAAAATTTGCGTTCAAATGGAAGCCAGGCAAGGTTATGTGTTTACTAAACATTTTATATTAGTGTAAATGAAGAATAAGACTAAcacaatcaatattatacaaatatactcTTCTCTAGCCAACAAAGACGATGATAAAATAGAACAATTCTATAACAGCTTGGAAGAAGTAATAAGGAAAACAAATAAAGAACATGTTAACATAGAAATGAGAGATCTTAACGCCAAATTAGGGCAGGGTAAAGTCGACCATGGATCGGTGGCATACCAGCGGAGACTCTAGAAGCAATGGGGAAGATTGGAGTAGATGTAATACCGAATATTATGCAACATGATATGGATCGGAGGTGAATGACCTGATAAGTGGTGCGCATTAACTTTTATCCCTATCCATAAAAAAGGATCACTAACAGGATGCAGCAATTACGTACCTATTGCCCTTATTTCTCATGAAAGCAAAATTGTGCTATATATAATCAATGAACGGCTAAAGTACTTTCTACTTCTAGAGATAGCCGAAGAACAACGCGGAATCGTACCAGGAAAAGGAATGCGAAAGCAGATACTGAATATCaaacagataatagaaaaagctAGAAGACACAACATTCAAATACTATTCTGTTTCATAGATTTtacaaaggctttcgattcagTAAATCAGGGATACCCTCTGGAGTATATTGGAAAATATTCCATCTAACCACCTAGTTACCCTAATAAGAAATCGGTGTGATAAAAACTCAGCCAAAGTTAAAATACACGGAATATATGGAGATGCGTTTAACACAAAAAAGGAACTAGACAGAGttgcatactatcaccattattatacaacatatattctgaatatataatgagaaaaATATTAGACGAATGGAAAGGAGGAATCACTATAGGAGGTAGAAAAATAAGCAACCTACGAGGCGCAGATGACACACTTATACTAGCAACGAATGTAGTGAAAATGGTTACCACCGCTGCACATACACCAAGTGGCAAATTTAGAAGTCgtagacagatttgtatacttaAGCTCTCTaataaccaacaatggcgattgctcctcagaaatcaagcgtagactagcaTGACTTGAATGGCGTGCCCTCCAATTAAaaaactggcaggaccctgggctacctggcctttcggcatacgcccgttagtgaaacctctgcccctacgagtccgacaccaaagtgaaggtgccacggggcgcgtaccaaagacgtcccgtgggtccccccgtgggggtaccccgtagggttaccacgacacgtctagcacacgcaacccgcgggggctccaccttccccgtagtacctgtgttgtgagtaccttgcctacccgttactcccacactacgggcgggtaggttcggcaggcggaggaatttccacctcacacgtagacaggtcgccgccgaggatctctcctctaccactctttgATCTCCCGgagggtacgtgccggggcacctacACCGCTCCTGACCGCCGTCAGGCGCGGTGTGTCCACACCCCTCCTGAccaaggtcaggagaggtattcacgggcccagctcgttcaacctcaccaggctcttttggaatgggagtagagtggtcccacgagtagtctcgtctcggatactaggaatgtagaccggtgaccgtgtcgccgaagcgaccgtgtgcgtttctaccaacccgacacctcaaacgacggctctccacctccctattcctacccattagtcgcctcttacgacaggcagggctttctgaccccgtgGGCCGAACCGCAACatctaaactgattaaaatatgaAAAGACTGAGcaataacaaggaatactaagctcaggttggttAATGCCattatttttcccattgctacatacgcagctgaaacatggactcttgTTTCAGCTACGTTTTTTTCAGATATTGAAAAAAATCAATAGGAGTAAGATCGAAGCCTTCGAAATTTGGGTCTATAGAAGAACTCTAAACGTGTCCTATTTggaacatagaaccaacctgtcaattctggaagagcttcatataatataatataatttacttCGGCCACAGAGCCAGAAGAACGGAAACCATAGAACTATTGATAGTAGAAGAAAAAGTAGAATGCAGAAGACCaaaaggaagatctccaacatgatgagcagaccaaatgaagacccTGGTGAGAAAATCTCCacatgaagccgtccatatggaacaggatcgcagccaatggaggcagcaagccaataatatttagagtgttaccacgccctgacaagggctcaagAAATGAGGAGGAGGAGGAAAGTTGGTGATAATGGATTAGGTGCTAGGAATGAAAGGCGAGATCGTACTTCAGTTTTGTCAAACTAaagatttagttataaaaaatacCCTTTTCAAATTATGCCCAAGGTGACTATAACGTGGACATCGTCtcaacatacaaaaaaaaatagtaaaagatcAAAAGGACTATATTATCATGGTGACAAAGAGATACCGAAACACCGTGAAATGTTCTATTACTTACCCTGAAGCTGATATTGATTCCAATCATAATCCGATTCTATGATAGACGCTAGTCGAAAGTAAATGAAAAACCAACCATGACATTATAAGATTTAAACCAgcttaaaaataaacaattacggCGCACAGTACaagaagaaataaatgataatCTCAATAGAGTGGAAACTCAAATTTACAACACAGACAATATAAATGAAAAGCTTAATTATATAAATACATCAATAAGAATAACAGGACAGAATCAATAGAGACCAAGTTTACAAAAAAACGCAAGGTTTGGATGACTAAAAAGTGTGTAAAGGTGGAAAACAGTGAAAGGAAGTACCGTACATTTAATATACAtacaaaatttaagaaaattacAAGCATCCAAAAGATATATCAAATAGGATTGGTTAAGAATAAGAAAGGAAAGATTATcatagttttagaaaaaattgagAGATAGAATGAACACACAAGCGAATTATTTGAAGCTAGCagaaacaaacatttcaaaaaccGGAAAAGCAAATAAAACTAATAGGGATTTCATTGAATTAATAATAAAGCTAATGGATTATAAACCAAGTATATTACTACACATATTCATTACAATATATTATAACACCGAAATTATACCTCAAGAATGGTTTCTATCTGCATTCGTTACATTACCAATATCACTAATGAGCCATCTGAACAAATATTTCTAAGAATCATTCACAATCGAATTTATCAAAAGTTGAAAGTAGACATTAACAAAACACAGATGGGATTCAAAAAAGGGCTAGCTTCTCGAAAAGCTCCCTTCACGTTGGACGTGCtgatacatcatcatcatcatcatcttggtgctacagcccttagagggcctcgaccttctcaagctttctacgccattctattctgtccctcgcttgcattttccagttgccgactccgatcttctcggcatcttgtgttactccgtccatccacctcagctttggtctaccccgtcttctcattcccacgggttgcgctgttagaatcttttttatcatgtttgactcaggggcccgggctacatgtcctgcccactgcaggcagtttcgcttaattatagtggtaatatctttaccaccaaacgtatgcttgtagatattctgcagttcaaagttgtatctacgcctccatattccgttctcacagaccgctccgaatatcttgcgtagcacctttctttcaaaaatggatagagcggattcatcgttagcgtccatgcctctgatccatatgtgagaacggggactatcagtgttctatacagccgtatacgagttttttgagacagacgtttgttagctaagtactttgatagaccatgataacaccggtttgcaattattattcgcctttttatttcctcagatgtgttattattggggttaaccgatgtccctagacatatgaactctttgactgcttcgaagttttggtcattgatgattaaatttgtgtcaacattttcagctcttgtgtttgtgttagtcgccatgaatttggttttattttgatttatctgtaaccccattcattctgctgctgctactagctcggttaggctttccgcagttctcgccctagttcttgttataatgtccacgtcgtctgcatatgctagaatttggactgatctattaaatattgttcccctgctatctaaattagcgtctcgtacaacttttctaaggcgacattaaaaagctgacacgccagcgcatctccctgccttaaccccctatgtatttgaaatggggttgacgagtcgttttgaatttttactgctgataacatcttcgccattgtcacttttatcaaacatatgagtttttttggaatttctaactcattcatagcgttgtaatgacttggtcttaagacactgtcatatgccgctttaaaatcgacaaaaatatgatacgtatctatgttaaactcttgcgctttttcgaggatctgtcgtagtgtaaagatctggttaatggttgaacgtccacgcctgaatcctgcctgatattctcctagaaacatttcagtataaggctttaatctctcgtgcaaaatatttgacaatatcttgtatgctgtatttaggagagttattccgcggtaattattgcatCTGACGTGCTGATACAGCATGTCAAAAGATGTCTGAATATAAATTAGTATGATGTAAATAGGGTGTAGGATGAGGATGTACAAGATGTctagatataaattaaaaaacacatgCGTGTTTTATAGATTTTGGAAAACCATTTGATAGGGTAAGCCATAATAATCCGAGAGACGAGAAGAATCTGAGAGAGACTGAATTTATATTGGAATATATAGGctaatattaaaatagaaaacgaaACATCTCCAGAAATAGAAATACGCATAGGAGGACGAGAGGGTTGTGTCTTGTCACCATTTCTATTTAATGtctatagtgaaagcatctgccaggaagcTCTTTTAAAAGTAAACGAAGGAATTGTAATCAACGGAGGGGTTGTATATAAtattcgatatgcagatgatactgttctAGTCACAAGAATAGCAGAAGATTTACAACTGCTTACAAATATAAACATCGCTTGTAATAATTAGGTACGGCATAAAAATTAATGaccagaaaaccaagtatatgatcttcagtaagaacatgataCAACCAACGCAAATTAGTATTAATGGCAGTCAAATTGAGAAAGTATCGAACTACAAGTACTTGGGAACTTTACTAAATGAAACTACAGACCAAAACAGGTGAActaaagacgtatcgaaattgccagagCCACTTTCATTaagacaaaaaaattgtttttcaatAGGGACACAATGTTGTGAGGCTATGTgcttaacacgctattatacggagtagagacCTGGACtcaaaaagaacaatataaaaaatattgaaagctTAGAGATGTGGTACTACCGTTGAATACTAGTATTTGACAATACAAGTTGTTGTATTGATAGATTCACAAACGTGAAATTGCTACATCATATAAGAAAATAGAAGGAGGTTATGATAACTGTAAAGCAAAAAAAAACTCGAATGTTTGGGCCACCTAATGCGAAACAAAAATACTTATTACTTCAAcatataatgca from the Diabrotica undecimpunctata isolate CICGRU chromosome 1, icDiaUnde3, whole genome shotgun sequence genome contains:
- the LOC140438079 gene encoding uncharacterized protein; amino-acid sequence: MMAVPLQIKLLLLSILISDTLWLCLAEPEPKTDKEKEELSAEETKKLEIIKRIKKINEDGSYTIGYEADDGSFKIESRDVLGHIKGTYGFVDQDGQIKRVSYSTTNSTEILSKPPEEAPPSVVQKIPSKKQSPATFIFTSTQSTPTTTSVTASKRILNTVSSTTSKPNYKSVVNVSNVPPLSRYVTYTSAAPKVLLQGKPSPTSGQISRPEVVTIGSTQSSTTFKGFSSPDEKPVTEEEEPEVRGNILRRELPQRLDSNYDVREHIFTLQQSMGADAVDVYSGSMTTGTPRPLFTTTARSQHSLRPVLFSSMPTTPVPRSTTPFPLNYLKNSLQDIENSSPSYPSQETTTEQPDPTPVVQIPASRPEVQEPLVAIRHPNQRNAILVPLSQLQGRVIPLEQVRQANEDPRQYYVQASRRPAVEVEQQQAVVRRLPPYPLRPMPVQVDENGYIRELPRHVPTPYPVPVPATPVARYIEADNDIDKIHPPVSTKDFQRLLQQLILRQSRLEKISALTRQPPEMLIQPEMQRYRQFYQQPPPYFVQRQPRPVQYVSQNTEQGPNYVDVDQQQLVPLTQQQRPNIYEEYDSVSYRPNRRVARLLPADSAQQNNEEYLPSDVREMLLLRMLQLAINPALPLDEEDIEVTKSMPVKRTPVRNVEILGEEESTEKGSKQREKRYIFLNKNN